The following coding sequences are from one Limisphaerales bacterium window:
- a CDS encoding TIM barrel protein — translation MGWCFKPMPGLELAKHCKAIGLEAMEGVSEKDYPAIHKMGLKISLVSGGHGFKKGPCVAANREFVIESLKKGVDLAARIGTKSVITFTGMRGKGLSDAAGSKNCVDVWKAVMPYAEKKKINLVLEHLNTRDDSHPMKGHPGYFGEDVDHCVELIRKVDSPSMKLLFDVYHVQIMNGDVIRRIRQYKDVIGHYHTAGNPGRAELDDTQEINYPAVMRAIVATGYQDFVAQEFIPTWKDPVAALRHAAMVCDV, via the coding sequence ATGGGGTGGTGCTTCAAACCGATGCCGGGGCTGGAGTTGGCCAAGCATTGCAAGGCCATTGGCCTGGAGGCGATGGAGGGGGTTTCGGAAAAGGATTATCCGGCCATTCATAAAATGGGTTTGAAAATTTCGCTGGTGAGCGGCGGTCACGGTTTTAAGAAAGGCCCGTGTGTGGCGGCCAATCGCGAGTTTGTGATTGAGAGCCTGAAAAAAGGCGTCGACCTCGCAGCGAGAATTGGCACGAAGAGCGTGATAACATTTACCGGCATGCGCGGCAAAGGGCTGAGCGATGCGGCGGGCTCAAAAAATTGCGTGGACGTTTGGAAGGCCGTGATGCCGTACGCCGAGAAAAAGAAAATCAATCTGGTGCTCGAGCACCTCAACACGCGCGATGACAGTCATCCGATGAAAGGTCATCCCGGTTATTTCGGCGAGGACGTCGATCATTGCGTGGAGCTTATCCGCAAAGTGGATTCGCCCAGCATGAAGCTGCTCTTCGACGTGTACCACGTGCAAATTATGAACGGCGATGTTATCCGACGGATTCGTCAATACAAAGACGTGATCGGCCACTATCACACAGCGGGCAATCCCGGTCGCGCCGAGCTGGACGACACGCAGGAAATTAATTACCCCGCCGTGATGCGTGCCATCGTGGCCACCGGCTATCAGGATTTCGTCGCGCAGGAATTTATCCCAACGTGGAAAGACCCCGTGGCCGCTCTGCGCCACGCGGCGATGGTGTGCGATGTTTAG
- a CDS encoding sialate O-acetylesterase, with protein sequence MHRCIFLLGLVAFAARADVKLPAIFSDHMVLQRGAVAPIWGWADAGETVTVQFAGQSKIATADKHGQWRVRLDAINDATVKGALTVKGNNTLTIKDVLVGEVWLASGQSNMAMTVGRCRDAAKEKAAAKFPAIRMFTTQRSAHLEPQIDCTGAWAVCAPETVYGFSGTAYFFARALHKKLNVPVGIVHSSWGGTAVEAWTSIDVQTGDKKLAPVFAQWKGKPKADRNKPANLFNGMIAPILPYGIRGAIWYQGERNARTVDTSKLYAHQLPMLINNWRRRWGQGDFPFLWVQLPNFKTRNDDPNAVSAWAHMRESMARTLALPNTGMATAIDIGEAKDIHPKNKQDAGTRLANWALAEFYGKADVTATGPMYASHQIKGNTVTVQFKHAVGLQAKEARVVTGFALAGADKKFHWATATVNEDGAVEVSCDAVKKPVAVRYGWGDNPDCNLVNQVKLPAAPFRTDDW encoded by the coding sequence ATGCACCGGTGTATTTTTCTATTGGGCCTCGTGGCGTTTGCCGCACGGGCGGATGTGAAGCTCCCCGCGATTTTCAGTGACCACATGGTTTTGCAGCGCGGCGCGGTGGCTCCGATTTGGGGTTGGGCTGATGCGGGCGAAACGGTGACTGTGCAATTTGCCGGCCAAAGCAAAATCGCCACGGCCGACAAACACGGCCAATGGAGGGTACGGCTCGATGCCATCAATGACGCCACCGTGAAGGGCGCGCTCACGGTGAAAGGCAACAACACACTTACGATAAAGGACGTGCTCGTGGGTGAGGTTTGGTTGGCCTCGGGGCAATCGAATATGGCGATGACGGTGGGGCGCTGCCGCGATGCGGCGAAGGAAAAGGCGGCAGCCAAGTTTCCGGCCATTCGGATGTTCACCACGCAACGCAGCGCACACCTTGAGCCGCAAATCGATTGCACCGGCGCGTGGGCGGTGTGCGCGCCGGAAACGGTGTATGGCTTTTCGGGCACGGCGTATTTTTTCGCGCGCGCGTTGCATAAGAAATTGAATGTGCCCGTGGGCATCGTGCACTCGAGCTGGGGCGGCACGGCAGTGGAAGCGTGGACGAGCATCGACGTACAAACGGGCGACAAAAAACTTGCGCCTGTATTCGCTCAGTGGAAGGGCAAACCCAAGGCCGACCGAAATAAGCCGGCTAATTTGTTCAACGGAATGATTGCGCCGATACTTCCCTACGGCATTCGCGGCGCGATTTGGTACCAAGGAGAGCGCAACGCGCGCACGGTGGACACGTCCAAGCTCTACGCGCATCAGTTGCCGATGTTGATTAACAATTGGCGCCGCCGCTGGGGGCAGGGCGATTTTCCGTTTCTGTGGGTGCAACTGCCCAACTTCAAAACTCGCAACGATGATCCCAATGCGGTCAGCGCCTGGGCGCACATGCGCGAAAGCATGGCGCGCACGCTCGCACTACCCAACACTGGCATGGCCACCGCCATCGACATTGGCGAGGCGAAGGACATTCATCCTAAAAACAAACAAGACGCCGGCACGCGTCTCGCCAACTGGGCGCTTGCGGAGTTTTATGGAAAGGCGGATGTCACTGCGACGGGCCCAATGTATGCCTCTCATCAAATCAAAGGCAACACGGTGACCGTTCAATTCAAGCACGCGGTGGGGTTGCAGGCAAAAGAAGCGCGGGTGGTGACTGGCTTTGCGCTGGCGGGCGCGGATAAAAAATTCCATTGGGCCACCGCAACTGTGAACGAGGATGGCGCGGTGGAAGTTTCCTGTGACGCGGTGAAAAAACCGGTGGCTGTACGTTATGGCTGGGGCGACAATCCGGATTGCAATCTTGTGAATCAAGTAAAACTCCCTGCTGCTCCATTTCGCACGGATGACTGGTAA
- a CDS encoding sulfatase-like hydrolase/transferase — protein MVRRTKSLPMKKKFKKLIAVIFVLFSAANAEDRPNILWLSAEDISSHLGCYGDANAITPHLDQLAREGVRYTHAFTTAGVCAPCRSGIITGMYQTTLGTHHMRCKAVLPAHIKPFPMVLREAGYFCTNNSKTDYQFRHPKETWDISGRKGHWRNRKKGQPFFAVFNFTGCHESGIASKAKYKSVTADLKPSQRQDAKKLTLPPYYPDTPIVREDWKRNYELITAMDAWAGNLIAQLKEDGLYENTVIFFWSDHGVGLPRAKRWLYDSGTRVPLIVRMPKSAGVNAGVNHRLVSSIDFGPTVLNLAGLEIPKHMQGSRFIGGAPRKFVFGARDRMDERYDIIRSVRGPRFRYIRNYEPLKTYYQYMNTPEKGATMQEIRRAAAAGELPNAAKLFMAPAKPTEELYDLEIDPHEIHNLAGERKHADKLNELRTAHSDWVKRTGDLGLLPEAEIEIREKAAGARYNILKGKNKLNAQLGNAAAMASSGVYALPSMLIAMQHPDAAVRYWGATGVGNIGPQAVTARLPMIDGLKDESPSVRIAAARALAKLGESKLALPVLEAELQSDHQWGRLAAAIVLDEMDDQARPSIPALKKALVNQPNKYIVRVANRALNELLGTNHVVP, from the coding sequence ATGGTGCGGCGTACAAAAAGTTTACCGATGAAAAAAAAATTCAAAAAACTCATCGCGGTAATTTTTGTTTTGTTTAGCGCAGCGAATGCCGAGGATCGGCCGAACATTCTTTGGCTTTCGGCGGAAGACATCAGCTCGCATCTGGGTTGTTACGGCGACGCGAATGCCATCACGCCGCATCTTGATCAACTCGCGCGGGAAGGCGTGCGGTACACACATGCGTTTACCACAGCCGGGGTGTGTGCGCCGTGCCGGTCGGGTATCATCACGGGGATGTACCAAACTACGCTCGGCACGCATCATATGCGGTGCAAGGCGGTGTTGCCTGCGCACATCAAACCGTTTCCGATGGTGCTGCGCGAGGCGGGTTATTTCTGCACGAACAATTCCAAGACCGATTATCAGTTTCGTCATCCGAAAGAGACGTGGGATATTTCCGGACGTAAAGGGCATTGGCGAAACCGGAAAAAAGGGCAGCCGTTTTTTGCGGTATTCAACTTCACCGGCTGCCACGAAAGCGGGATTGCGAGTAAGGCAAAATACAAATCAGTCACCGCCGATCTCAAGCCCTCACAACGGCAGGACGCCAAAAAACTCACACTACCACCATATTATCCGGACACGCCTATCGTGCGCGAGGATTGGAAGCGCAATTACGAACTCATCACCGCCATGGACGCGTGGGCGGGTAATCTTATCGCGCAGTTGAAGGAAGATGGCCTTTACGAAAACACCGTCATTTTTTTCTGGAGCGACCACGGCGTGGGCCTGCCGCGCGCGAAGCGGTGGTTGTACGATTCGGGTACACGCGTTCCGCTCATCGTGCGGATGCCGAAGTCGGCGGGCGTGAATGCGGGCGTGAATCATCGGCTGGTGAGTTCGATTGATTTTGGTCCCACGGTTTTGAATTTAGCCGGATTGGAAATTCCCAAGCACATGCAGGGGAGCCGTTTCATTGGCGGTGCGCCGCGCAAGTTTGTATTTGGCGCGCGCGATCGGATGGATGAACGCTACGACATCATCCGCAGCGTACGCGGCCCGCGCTTTCGCTACATTCGAAATTATGAACCGCTCAAGACGTACTATCAATATATGAACACTCCGGAAAAGGGCGCGACCATGCAGGAAATTCGCCGCGCGGCGGCTGCGGGGGAATTGCCCAACGCGGCCAAACTTTTTATGGCCCCCGCCAAACCCACGGAGGAATTGTACGATTTGGAAATTGACCCGCACGAAATCCACAACCTCGCTGGCGAACGCAAGCACGCCGATAAGTTGAACGAACTGCGCACGGCTCATTCGGATTGGGTGAAACGGACCGGCGACCTCGGGCTCTTGCCCGAAGCGGAAATTGAGATTCGCGAAAAGGCCGCCGGCGCGCGCTACAACATTCTCAAAGGCAAAAACAAACTCAACGCCCAACTCGGCAACGCCGCGGCAATGGCCTCCTCCGGCGTGTACGCGCTGCCGTCGATGTTGATCGCGATGCAGCATCCGGATGCCGCCGTGCGTTATTGGGGTGCCACCGGCGTGGGCAACATCGGCCCGCAAGCGGTCACCGCGCGGCTGCCGATGATCGATGGGTTGAAGGACGAATCCCCCAGTGTTCGCATCGCCGCCGCACGGGCCTTGGCCAAACTGGGTGAGTCGAAGTTGGCATTGCCGGTGTTGGAAGCCGAACTGCAAAGCGATCACCAATGGGGAAGGTTGGCCGCAGCAATTGTGCTGGATGAAATGGATGATCAGGCGAGACCATCCATTCCGGCACTTAAAAAGGCGCTGGTCAATCAACCCAATAAGTATATCGTGCGTGTCGCTAACCGTGCCCTCAATGAACTGTTGGGCACGAATCATGTGGTGCCTTAA
- a CDS encoding PQQ-dependent sugar dehydrogenase translates to MIKPAGYQVDTISIPKEITLGVGGMAFLDKTTMLICTREGEVWKYNTDNGKWDLYADGLHESLGLWIDHKKNEVYVMQRPELTRLVDTNQDGKADLYETVSAGWGLTDNYHEYSFGPVRDSKGNFYGTLNTSLSWPGWAGSDKWDKARVHDSKMGRAAKYRGWSFQVTPQGKFVPFSMGMRSPAGIVINQADEIFYTDNQGDWNETSSLHHVVKGRFHGHPSSYFDHPKYIGKNLNEISIEDYRKMRSRPAVFIPHGELANSPGEPVLDYTGGKFGPFAGQMILGDQTRSNLMRIHVEKVDGEYQGMVVNFISPMQTGCIRGVFGPDGSFWVGQTGRGWGSVGGKQFGLERVRWDGSTQPMAIHHISLTKTGFDVHFTLPVDAEAGVDVTNYDILEYEYQYRPQYGSPKSKQKKMKPTAVKLSKDRRIAHLTLPLVAEKVYQFNLNINLRSNAGAEIANRVAWYTANRLHK, encoded by the coding sequence ATGATCAAGCCCGCTGGTTATCAGGTGGATACCATCAGCATTCCAAAAGAGATTACGCTTGGGGTGGGCGGCATGGCGTTTTTGGACAAAACCACGATGTTGATTTGCACTCGTGAAGGGGAGGTGTGGAAATATAACACCGACAATGGTAAATGGGATTTGTACGCCGATGGATTACACGAAAGCCTCGGGTTATGGATCGATCATAAAAAAAATGAAGTCTACGTCATGCAACGCCCCGAGCTGACCCGTCTCGTGGATACCAATCAGGATGGTAAAGCGGATCTTTATGAAACGGTGAGTGCCGGTTGGGGGCTCACGGATAATTATCACGAGTACAGCTTTGGCCCGGTGCGCGATTCGAAAGGAAACTTCTATGGCACGTTGAACACCTCCCTCAGTTGGCCGGGCTGGGCGGGTAGTGATAAATGGGATAAAGCGCGTGTGCACGATTCAAAGATGGGGCGTGCTGCCAAATACCGGGGTTGGTCTTTTCAAGTCACGCCACAGGGCAAGTTCGTCCCGTTTTCGATGGGCATGCGTTCGCCGGCCGGCATCGTCATCAATCAGGCCGATGAGATTTTCTACACGGACAATCAGGGAGACTGGAACGAAACCTCCTCACTTCATCATGTGGTGAAAGGCCGTTTCCACGGACATCCGTCCTCGTACTTTGATCACCCGAAATACATCGGCAAGAATCTCAACGAAATTTCGATCGAGGACTATCGCAAAATGCGCTCGCGCCCGGCGGTGTTCATCCCGCACGGAGAATTGGCCAATTCCCCTGGCGAGCCGGTGTTAGATTACACGGGCGGCAAGTTTGGTCCGTTTGCCGGGCAAATGATCCTCGGCGATCAAACCCGTTCCAACCTGATGCGGATTCATGTCGAGAAAGTGGACGGCGAATATCAGGGCATGGTGGTGAACTTTATTTCGCCGATGCAAACCGGTTGCATCCGCGGGGTGTTCGGGCCGGATGGCAGTTTCTGGGTCGGTCAAACCGGCCGCGGCTGGGGTTCGGTGGGAGGCAAACAGTTCGGCCTCGAGCGCGTGCGCTGGGACGGCAGCACTCAGCCGATGGCAATTCATCACATCAGCCTTACTAAAACCGGCTTTGACGTGCACTTCACCCTGCCCGTTGATGCTGAGGCCGGTGTGGATGTCACGAATTACGACATCCTCGAGTACGAATACCAGTACCGTCCGCAATACGGTTCGCCGAAGAGTAAGCAGAAAAAAATGAAGCCAACGGCAGTGAAACTCTCCAAGGATCGACGCATCGCACACCTCACACTTCCGCTCGTCGCAGAGAAGGTATATCAGTTTAACCTCAATATAAACCTGCGCTCCAACGCGGGCGCAGAAATTGCCAACCGCGTGGCGTGGTATACTGCCAACCGCCTCCATAAATGA
- a CDS encoding ThuA domain-containing protein: MKLIRIFFLCAVTGTFTTQAVEPLKALLITGGCCHDYAKQKLIISQGISKRANVDWTILHEGGAGRTHRISIYQKKNWIKDFDVVVHNECFGAIGDKAFVESLATAHRDSGVPAVLLHCTMHSYRAADKLTDEWRKLLGVTTVRHQQHVAVEIKNLQPKHPIMQGFGNSWKTPAGELYEIIKVWPHTTVLGQAHGVRTKKDHPCIWINQYGKARVFGTTIGHHNETMETEAYLGYITRGLLWSCDKLDKNGQPAKGYGPQK, encoded by the coding sequence ATGAAACTTATTCGGATCTTTTTCCTGTGTGCTGTCACCGGCACGTTCACCACCCAGGCTGTGGAGCCGCTGAAGGCACTGCTGATCACCGGCGGGTGCTGTCACGATTACGCGAAGCAAAAGCTCATCATCAGCCAAGGCATCAGCAAGCGCGCAAACGTGGACTGGACAATTTTGCACGAGGGTGGCGCGGGGCGTACGCATCGGATTTCCATTTATCAAAAGAAAAACTGGATTAAGGATTTCGACGTGGTGGTGCACAACGAATGTTTCGGCGCGATTGGCGACAAGGCGTTTGTGGAATCACTGGCCACCGCCCATCGGGATTCCGGTGTGCCGGCGGTGTTGCTGCATTGCACGATGCACAGCTACCGTGCGGCGGATAAGTTGACTGACGAATGGCGTAAACTATTGGGCGTAACCACCGTGCGGCATCAACAGCACGTGGCGGTGGAGATCAAAAACCTGCAGCCCAAGCATCCGATCATGCAGGGGTTTGGCAACAGCTGGAAGACGCCCGCGGGCGAGCTGTACGAAATCATCAAAGTATGGCCGCACACCACTGTGCTCGGCCAAGCCCACGGCGTGCGCACCAAGAAAGATCATCCGTGCATTTGGATAAACCAATACGGCAAAGCGCGCGTCTTCGGCACCACCATCGGTCATCACAACGAAACGATGGAAACCGAAGCCTACCTCGGATATATCACTCGCGGTCTTTTGTGGTCGTGCGACAAGCTCGACAAAAACGGCCAACCGGCCAAAGGCTACGGTCCGCAGAAGTAG
- a CDS encoding DNA polymerase III subunit alpha: MPHAEFVHLHVHSEFSMLDGACRLDKLVARAAELEFPALAITDHGVMHGAVDFYEKSRAAGVKPIIGCEVYIAPGSRFDKKANSRGSKDGYNHLLLLAENEKGYKNLVRLTTAAHLEGFYYKPRIDKEILEANNEGLIAFSGCLASEIPQSIMRDDADKARASIDWFKQTFGKERFFLELQNHGINEQAKVNAQLIPWAKEFDLNLVATNDVHYIEREHSDAHDALICIGTQTHLNDPNRMHYVPEQFYLRDADEMAALFSEVPEAVRNTLAVAEQCNVEIELGELHYPVFEPPNLYTREGYLRHQVAEAMQHRYSVRCEAKGEEFVCHSIEDATRLPNFEAAEGTNPADVNDPAVTAALAKVIDRIQVELGVIEQMGFTSYFLIVGDFIRHGRSNGIACIARGSAAGSLVTYLLEISNVDPLRYGLLFERFLNPERVNPPDIDIDIPDDRRPFLIEYVREKYGRDCVAQIITFGTMGSKSVIRDVGRVMGLSYGECDRLAKMVPDELKITLERALKQSPDLKLAYDSEEITRELIDTAFVLEDLTRNASVHAAGVVIGAEPLVNVLPLKTDADGAVVTQYPMGPVGDLGLLKMDFLGLKTLTVIRNACRLVKETQGIEIDIDAIPLDDQATYDLLNEGRTVGVFQLESGGMRDLCRKFQLGSVEHITALVALYRPGPMDLIPDFIKRRHGDVEIRYEHPLLQQISEETYGILIYQEQVMQATQLLAGYTLGGADLLRRAMGKKKVSEMAKQRETFVKGCKETNNIKPAQANKVFDLLEKFAGYGFNKSHAAAYAIVAYQTAWLKTHYPVEFLSAVCTNDMGDTAKLTVLITEAKAMGLDVLPPDLNESRTNFAPARDGKVIRYGLAAIKGVGEAAVDAMLTARGGGEPFTSLSDVCNRVDLRAVNRKVLDALIKAGACDSFGQSRASLCAQIERTLSRAASAAADRARGQETLFGMLDAGKSDDDEIPAALKNLPEWDDAERLAYEKELLGFYVSGHPLNPHLGTLKHYATHQVTDLSELPDRTISRVGGLVSIVKRAISKKTDKPYCTATVEDMTGQVTVLCVGDNYEIFNEQFELNKPLMVIGEVNNSEDVPKIFPVDVFPLDDAPRKFTLQVHLRLKTEALRPDAMDGVRELAEAHPGKIPLFLCLRQPGGASVFVEADECFNVAPGLALAADANERFGEATYYPKVDPTLPEPQRRRYAKKNNGNNDSQ; encoded by the coding sequence GTGCCCCACGCCGAATTTGTTCATCTACACGTGCATAGCGAGTTTTCGATGCTCGATGGAGCGTGCCGTCTGGATAAATTGGTGGCCCGCGCGGCGGAGTTGGAGTTTCCGGCGCTGGCGATTACCGATCACGGGGTGATGCACGGGGCCGTGGATTTTTATGAAAAGTCGCGCGCCGCCGGCGTGAAGCCGATCATTGGCTGCGAAGTCTACATCGCGCCGGGCAGTCGATTTGATAAAAAAGCAAACAGCCGAGGCAGTAAAGATGGCTACAACCATTTGCTCCTGCTTGCCGAAAATGAAAAAGGCTACAAAAATCTTGTGCGCCTTACCACTGCCGCGCATCTTGAGGGTTTTTATTACAAACCGCGCATTGATAAAGAAATCCTCGAGGCGAACAATGAAGGGCTCATCGCCTTCAGCGGCTGTCTGGCAAGCGAGATTCCGCAGTCCATCATGCGTGATGATGCCGACAAAGCCCGTGCGAGCATTGATTGGTTTAAGCAAACCTTCGGCAAAGAGCGTTTCTTTCTCGAGCTTCAAAACCACGGCATTAACGAGCAAGCCAAAGTGAATGCCCAGCTCATCCCGTGGGCAAAGGAGTTTGACCTCAACCTCGTGGCCACGAATGACGTTCACTATATTGAGCGCGAACACTCGGACGCGCACGACGCACTCATCTGCATCGGCACGCAAACGCACCTTAACGATCCCAACCGGATGCATTACGTACCGGAGCAATTCTACCTGCGCGACGCCGACGAGATGGCCGCGCTCTTCAGCGAAGTGCCCGAAGCGGTACGCAACACCCTCGCCGTGGCCGAGCAATGCAACGTGGAAATCGAACTGGGCGAATTGCACTATCCGGTTTTTGAACCGCCGAACCTGTACACGCGCGAAGGCTATCTCCGCCATCAAGTGGCCGAGGCAATGCAACATCGCTACAGCGTGCGATGCGAGGCGAAGGGCGAAGAGTTTGTTTGCCACTCCATTGAAGACGCCACGCGACTGCCCAATTTTGAAGCCGCCGAAGGCACTAATCCCGCCGACGTAAACGACCCCGCCGTGACCGCGGCGTTGGCGAAAGTGATCGACCGCATTCAAGTGGAGCTCGGCGTCATCGAGCAGATGGGCTTCACGAGTTACTTTTTAATCGTGGGCGATTTCATTCGGCACGGGCGCAGCAATGGCATTGCCTGTATTGCGCGCGGCTCGGCGGCGGGTTCGCTGGTGACCTATCTATTAGAAATTTCCAACGTCGATCCGCTGCGTTACGGGCTGCTGTTCGAACGATTTCTCAACCCCGAACGCGTCAACCCGCCCGACATCGACATCGATATTCCCGATGATCGCCGCCCGTTCCTCATCGAATACGTGCGCGAAAAATACGGGCGCGATTGCGTGGCGCAAATCATTACCTTTGGCACAATGGGCTCCAAGTCCGTGATTCGCGATGTGGGCCGCGTGATGGGATTGAGCTACGGCGAGTGCGATCGGCTCGCAAAAATGGTGCCCGATGAACTGAAGATCACCCTTGAGCGCGCGCTCAAACAATCACCCGATTTGAAGTTGGCCTACGATTCCGAAGAGATCACGCGCGAACTCATCGACACCGCCTTTGTGCTCGAAGATCTCACACGCAACGCCTCCGTTCATGCCGCCGGCGTGGTCATCGGTGCGGAGCCGTTGGTCAACGTGCTGCCGCTCAAAACCGATGCCGATGGTGCGGTAGTCACCCAATACCCGATGGGGCCGGTGGGCGATTTGGGATTGTTGAAGATGGATTTTCTGGGCCTCAAAACGCTCACCGTCATTCGCAACGCCTGTCGCTTGGTGAAGGAAACACAGGGTATCGAAATTGACATCGACGCGATCCCGCTGGACGACCAGGCCACTTATGATTTGCTAAACGAAGGCCGCACGGTGGGCGTGTTCCAATTGGAATCGGGCGGGATGCGCGATTTGTGCCGAAAATTTCAGCTCGGTTCCGTGGAACACATCACCGCGCTCGTGGCGCTCTACCGGCCGGGACCGATGGATCTCATTCCCGACTTTATTAAACGCCGCCACGGCGATGTAGAAATCCGCTACGAACATCCACTGCTCCAGCAAATTTCCGAGGAGACGTATGGCATTCTGATTTATCAGGAGCAAGTGATGCAAGCCACGCAGTTGCTCGCCGGCTACACGCTCGGCGGCGCGGATTTGCTGCGACGCGCGATGGGCAAAAAGAAAGTTTCCGAAATGGCCAAACAACGCGAGACGTTCGTCAAAGGCTGCAAGGAAACCAACAACATCAAGCCCGCGCAGGCGAATAAAGTTTTTGATTTGCTGGAAAAATTTGCCGGCTACGGCTTCAACAAATCGCACGCCGCGGCCTACGCAATCGTCGCCTACCAAACCGCGTGGTTGAAAACGCATTACCCCGTTGAATTTCTATCCGCCGTATGCACCAATGATATGGGCGACACCGCCAAGCTCACCGTCCTCATCACCGAGGCCAAGGCGATGGGGCTTGATGTATTGCCGCCGGATCTGAATGAAAGCCGCACAAACTTCGCCCCTGCGCGTGACGGCAAAGTCATTCGCTACGGCCTCGCCGCCATCAAGGGCGTGGGCGAGGCCGCGGTGGATGCGATGCTCACTGCGCGCGGTGGAGGTGAGCCCTTTACTTCTCTCAGTGATGTTTGCAATCGTGTGGATCTTCGAGCGGTTAACCGCAAAGTCCTCGATGCCCTCATCAAAGCCGGTGCGTGCGATAGCTTTGGCCAAAGTCGCGCCAGCCTGTGCGCGCAAATCGAGCGCACGCTTTCCCGCGCCGCCAGCGCCGCCGCCGATCGCGCGCGTGGACAGGAAACACTGTTCGGAATGCTCGATGCCGGCAAATCAGATGACGACGAAATTCCCGCCGCATTGAAAAATCTGCCCGAATGGGACGATGCCGAACGGCTCGCCTACGAAAAGGAATTGCTCGGCTTTTATGTGAGCGGGCACCCGCTCAACCCGCACCTCGGCACGCTCAAACATTACGCCACCCATCAAGTCACCGACCTTTCGGAATTGCCCGACCGCACCATCTCCCGCGTGGGCGGCTTAGTCTCAATTGTCAAACGGGCCATTTCAAAAAAAACCGACAAACCGTATTGCACTGCCACCGTGGAGGATATGACCGGCCAAGTCACGGTGCTGTGCGTGGGCGACAACTACGAAATATTTAACGAACAATTCGAACTCAACAAACCGCTGATGGTCATCGGCGAAGTGAACAACAGCGAGGACGTGCCCAAGATTTTTCCCGTGGACGTGTTTCCGCTCGACGACGCGCCGCGCAAGTTTACCCTGCAAGTCCATCTTCGACTCAAAACCGAAGCCCTCCGGCCCGACGCGATGGATGGCGTGCGCGAACTGGCCGAAGCCCATCCCGGAAAAATCCCGCTGTTCCTTTGCCTCCGCCAACCCGGCGGCGCATCGGTTTTTGTGGAAGCCGACGAATGCTTCAACGTCGCCCCCGGCCTCGCCCTCGCCGCCGACGCCAACGAACGATTCGGCGAAGCCACCTACTACCCCAAAGTAGACCCCACCCTCCCCGAGCCCCAACGCCGCCGCTACGCCAAAAAGAACAACGGCAACAACGACAGCCAATAA
- a CDS encoding DUF971 domain-containing protein — protein MRLVDLQPVGGELALKWDDGAEHFVALEALRRACPCASCAGETDVMGNVAKGPKMAFTESSFQIKHLQPVGGYAVQIFWKDGHGTGLFAHEYLRAIGEKHSQ, from the coding sequence ATGCGATTGGTGGATTTACAGCCGGTGGGCGGGGAATTGGCGCTGAAATGGGACGATGGCGCAGAGCATTTTGTGGCGCTGGAAGCGCTGCGACGAGCGTGCCCGTGCGCCTCGTGCGCAGGGGAAACGGACGTGATGGGCAACGTGGCGAAGGGGCCGAAAATGGCGTTCACCGAATCCTCATTTCAAATCAAGCATCTGCAACCGGTGGGCGGTTACGCGGTGCAAATTTTTTGGAAGGACGGCCACGGAACAGGGCTTTTCGCGCACGAGTATCTGCGAGCCATTGGGGAGAAGCATTCCCAATAA